The proteins below come from a single Pandoraea apista genomic window:
- a CDS encoding sodium:proton antiporter, whose product MLKGIWGALVTAGLALASPAAFAAGPDGAQLVAWWGVPFAGLLLSIALGPLLAPAFWHHHFGKIAAFWGAAFLVPFALVFGIGAAWHGAVHAMVAEFIPFVVLLTALFTTAGGICVHGNLRGGPWLNTGLLLLGTVLASIMGTTGAAMLLIRPLIRANDNRKHNVHIVVFFIFLVANAGGSLTPLGDPPLFLGFLQGVDFFWTTAHIWPETLFICGVLLVLFFLIDAYYFRQKSERLIEDLDPTPHAAPLRLEGKRNFVLLAAAVGLVLMSGVWKPGVEFDVFGTPVELQNIARDVGLIVVTLMSLAITPRTAREGNDFNWEPMKEVAKLFAGIFLTIIPVVAILRAGEAGALGWVIRLVTGPGGVPDDVMYFWATGLLSSFLDNAPTYLVFFNTAGGDAATLMTAGATTLAAISAGAVFMGANTYIGNAPNFMVKAIAEQRGVRMPSFFGYMLWSGAILLPLFVVTTLIFF is encoded by the coding sequence ATGCTTAAGGGGATTTGGGGAGCCTTGGTTACGGCGGGGCTGGCATTGGCAAGTCCTGCGGCGTTTGCTGCCGGACCGGACGGCGCACAACTCGTCGCCTGGTGGGGCGTGCCGTTTGCAGGGCTATTGCTTTCGATCGCGCTTGGACCGTTGCTTGCACCCGCGTTCTGGCACCACCATTTCGGCAAGATCGCGGCCTTCTGGGGCGCGGCATTTCTGGTGCCGTTCGCACTCGTGTTCGGCATAGGCGCTGCATGGCATGGCGCGGTACATGCCATGGTCGCGGAGTTCATTCCTTTCGTTGTGCTGCTCACGGCGCTGTTCACGACAGCGGGCGGCATTTGCGTTCACGGCAATCTACGCGGTGGACCGTGGCTCAATACCGGGCTGTTGCTGCTGGGTACCGTGCTGGCGAGCATTATGGGAACCACGGGCGCGGCCATGTTGCTGATCCGTCCGCTCATTCGCGCGAACGACAATCGAAAGCACAACGTGCATATCGTTGTGTTCTTCATCTTCCTCGTGGCGAACGCCGGAGGCTCGCTGACGCCGCTGGGCGATCCGCCGCTCTTCCTCGGCTTCCTGCAAGGGGTGGACTTTTTCTGGACTACCGCTCACATCTGGCCTGAGACGCTGTTCATCTGCGGCGTGCTGCTGGTGCTGTTTTTTCTGATCGACGCGTACTACTTCCGCCAGAAGAGCGAGCGTCTAATCGAAGACCTGGACCCGACACCGCATGCTGCGCCGCTGCGACTCGAGGGAAAACGCAATTTCGTATTGCTCGCCGCTGCGGTCGGGCTGGTGCTGATGAGCGGCGTCTGGAAGCCGGGCGTCGAGTTCGACGTCTTCGGGACGCCTGTTGAACTGCAAAACATCGCGCGTGATGTGGGGTTGATCGTGGTAACGCTCATGTCGCTGGCGATTACGCCACGCACGGCACGTGAAGGCAACGACTTCAACTGGGAGCCGATGAAGGAAGTGGCCAAGCTGTTCGCCGGCATCTTTCTGACGATCATCCCGGTGGTGGCCATATTGCGCGCGGGTGAAGCTGGCGCACTGGGCTGGGTGATTCGTCTGGTGACCGGGCCGGGCGGTGTGCCGGACGACGTCATGTACTTCTGGGCGACGGGGCTGCTCTCGTCATTCCTCGACAATGCGCCGACCTATCTGGTGTTCTTCAACACGGCCGGTGGCGATGCGGCAACGCTGATGACTGCGGGCGCAACGACGCTGGCAGCGATTTCGGCGGGCGCGGTATTCATGGGCGCGAACACGTACATCGGTAATGCGCCGAACTTCATGGTGAAAGCCATTGCGGAGCAGCGCGGCGTTCGCATGCCAAGCTTCTTTGGCTATATGCTGTGGTCGGGCGCGATTCTGCTGCCACTGTTCGTTGTGACGACCCTGATATTCTTCTGA
- a CDS encoding Rne/Rng family ribonuclease, which translates to MKRMLFNATQQEELRVAIVDGQKLIDIDIETAGREQRKGNIYKGVITRIEPSLEACFVNYGEGRHGFLPFKEVARAYFREGADVRNARIQDALSEGQELIVQVEKEERGNKGAALTTFISLAGRYLVLMPNNPRGGGVSRRIEGEDRQELRETMAQLELPEGMSIIARTAGIGRSAEELQWDLNYLLQLWHAVESAAANIELPRDSALIYLESSLVIRAIRDYFQPDIGEILIDTEEIAEQARNFMQVVMPDHLNRVKQYRDDVPLFSRFQIEHQIETAYSRQVPLPSGGAIVIDHTEALVSIDVNSARATKGADIEETALRTNLEAADEVARQLRLRDLGGLIVIDFIDMESAKSQREVEQRVKDALKHDRARVQMGKISRFGLMELSRQRLRPSLSEGTHVTCPRCNGTGHIRDAESSSLQVLRIIQEEAMKEHTAAIHCQVPVEVSAFLLNEKRQEINKIEARFKVGVLLIPNKHLETPHYKLERLRFDDPRLDAPKASYALAEEAARALEDDPAGYSKKKEDVRPRQEAAVKGITPEQPAPAAQPRPEPVAAVAPAAAAPARSGGFIGFVKRLLGLEPAAPAPVKVEEPAKPTARPPRERHDRPHQQNRNRRGNARDDNKSGKDTAGQPAREGREGREGRGARPERAERAERAERGERNERQEGRDKRERDDTQRQPAQDVRAEEGREPREGRERGNRRDRNERRERRQPEGVDGQQAAPQRVAQAAAPLAAEHEELEQDRLTAQVEDGATVSASEEGEQGGEERRRSRRRGRRGGRREREANEQQQHADGEHAESAASDDIGGVRAPVANDASAASDTAVIEAPVRTAAPAIPASVPLTPAPAPAVQAEPAPAPAQIHAVQTEAPVAAAPAVTVSEAAPAATPEVPAHVIAEPIAPVNVTPLPTAEVAAAPVVPPVSAPLPAATPSPAQPSVPADALTEIAATAATASAPADIRPAPTAPAQAAAPVAPVQMIETVKPAQAPAPASAAPSAAPVQAMPVVPEAAAAATEVVTQTPAPVAVAPTLERSALESTLASVGLVWVHTDADKHRAAKEAAAQAAPAPQVRRERRPATPINSGPMEQVETRTSSDHVA; encoded by the coding sequence ATGAAACGCATGTTGTTCAACGCCACGCAGCAGGAAGAACTGCGCGTGGCAATTGTCGATGGGCAGAAACTCATCGATATCGATATCGAAACGGCCGGCCGCGAACAGCGTAAAGGCAATATCTACAAGGGTGTCATCACCCGTATCGAACCCTCTCTCGAAGCTTGCTTCGTCAACTACGGTGAAGGTCGCCACGGCTTCCTGCCGTTCAAGGAAGTCGCCCGGGCGTACTTCCGCGAAGGGGCGGATGTGCGCAATGCGCGCATTCAGGACGCCCTCTCCGAAGGTCAGGAACTCATCGTTCAGGTCGAAAAGGAAGAGCGCGGCAACAAGGGCGCTGCCCTGACCACGTTCATCTCGCTGGCCGGCCGCTACCTCGTGCTGATGCCGAACAACCCGCGTGGCGGTGGCGTATCGCGCCGCATCGAGGGTGAAGACCGTCAGGAACTGCGCGAAACGATGGCGCAGCTCGAACTGCCGGAAGGCATGAGCATCATCGCCCGCACCGCAGGCATCGGGCGCTCGGCCGAAGAACTGCAGTGGGACTTGAACTATCTGCTGCAACTCTGGCACGCCGTCGAAAGCGCCGCTGCCAACATCGAACTGCCGCGCGACTCGGCGCTGATCTACCTTGAGTCGAGCCTCGTGATTCGCGCCATCCGCGATTACTTCCAGCCGGACATCGGTGAAATCCTCATCGATACGGAAGAAATCGCCGAACAGGCGCGCAACTTCATGCAAGTGGTCATGCCCGACCACCTGAACCGCGTGAAGCAGTATCGCGACGACGTGCCGCTGTTCTCGCGTTTCCAGATCGAACACCAGATCGAAACGGCGTATTCGCGTCAGGTGCCGCTGCCCTCGGGTGGCGCGATCGTGATCGATCACACCGAGGCACTGGTCTCGATCGACGTCAACTCGGCGCGCGCCACCAAGGGTGCCGACATCGAGGAAACGGCCCTTCGCACCAATCTGGAAGCTGCCGACGAAGTGGCCCGCCAGTTGCGCCTGCGCGATCTGGGCGGTCTGATCGTGATCGACTTCATCGACATGGAGTCGGCCAAGAGCCAGCGCGAAGTCGAACAACGGGTCAAGGACGCGCTCAAGCACGACCGTGCCCGCGTCCAGATGGGCAAGATTTCGCGTTTCGGCCTGATGGAACTGTCGCGTCAGCGTCTGCGCCCGTCGCTGTCGGAAGGCACGCACGTGACCTGCCCGCGTTGCAACGGCACCGGCCACATCCGTGACGCCGAGTCGTCGTCGCTGCAAGTCCTGCGCATCATTCAGGAAGAAGCCATGAAGGAGCACACGGCAGCGATCCACTGCCAGGTGCCGGTCGAGGTTTCTGCGTTCCTGCTCAACGAAAAGCGTCAGGAAATCAACAAGATCGAAGCGCGCTTCAAGGTTGGCGTGCTGCTGATCCCGAACAAGCATCTCGAAACGCCGCACTACAAGCTCGAACGCCTGCGCTTCGACGATCCGCGTCTCGATGCCCCGAAGGCCAGCTATGCACTCGCCGAGGAAGCCGCTCGCGCGCTGGAAGACGATCCGGCGGGTTACAGCAAGAAGAAAGAAGACGTGCGTCCGCGTCAGGAAGCCGCCGTCAAGGGCATCACGCCCGAGCAACCGGCTCCGGCTGCGCAACCGCGTCCGGAACCTGTCGCTGCCGTGGCACCGGCCGCCGCAGCCCCCGCACGCAGCGGCGGCTTCATCGGTTTCGTGAAGCGCTTGCTGGGTCTTGAGCCGGCCGCACCGGCACCGGTCAAGGTCGAAGAGCCTGCCAAGCCGACCGCTCGCCCGCCGCGTGAGCGTCATGACCGTCCGCATCAGCAAAACCGCAATCGCCGTGGCAACGCCCGCGACGACAACAAGTCGGGCAAGGACACCGCCGGCCAACCGGCGCGTGAAGGGCGTGAAGGGCGCGAGGGTCGTGGTGCGCGCCCGGAACGTGCAGAGCGCGCCGAGCGTGCTGAGCGCGGCGAACGCAATGAGCGTCAGGAAGGCCGCGACAAGCGTGAGCGCGACGACACCCAGCGTCAGCCCGCACAGGACGTGCGTGCCGAAGAGGGCCGCGAGCCGCGCGAAGGCCGCGAACGCGGTAACCGTCGCGACCGCAACGAGCGCCGCGAACGTCGCCAGCCGGAAGGCGTCGACGGCCAGCAAGCCGCACCGCAACGCGTGGCACAAGCTGCCGCACCGCTCGCCGCCGAGCATGAAGAACTTGAGCAGGATCGTCTGACGGCGCAAGTCGAAGACGGCGCAACGGTCTCCGCAAGCGAAGAAGGCGAGCAAGGTGGTGAAGAGCGCCGTCGCAGCCGTCGTCGCGGTCGTCGTGGCGGCCGTCGTGAGCGCGAAGCGAATGAGCAGCAACAGCATGCCGATGGCGAACACGCGGAAAGCGCTGCGTCGGATGACATCGGAGGCGTGCGCGCCCCGGTGGCGAACGACGCCAGTGCCGCCAGCGACACCGCAGTGATCGAAGCTCCGGTCCGCACGGCAGCGCCGGCGATTCCGGCGAGCGTCCCGCTCACTCCGGCGCCGGCACCTGCCGTGCAAGCCGAGCCGGCGCCTGCGCCTGCTCAGATTCACGCCGTGCAAACGGAAGCTCCGGTTGCCGCAGCACCGGCCGTTACCGTAAGCGAAGCCGCACCGGCCGCAACGCCGGAAGTCCCGGCCCACGTGATCGCCGAACCGATCGCTCCGGTCAACGTGACGCCGCTGCCCACGGCTGAAGTGGCCGCGGCACCGGTAGTTCCGCCGGTCAGCGCACCGCTGCCGGCGGCAACGCCGAGCCCGGCTCAGCCCTCGGTGCCTGCCGACGCGTTGACCGAGATCGCTGCGACCGCTGCCACCGCCAGTGCTCCGGCAGACATCCGCCCTGCCCCGACGGCACCTGCGCAAGCCGCAGCGCCCGTCGCGCCGGTTCAGATGATCGAGACGGTGAAGCCGGCACAGGCTCCGGCTCCGGCTTCGGCCGCCCCGTCCGCTGCACCGGTGCAAGCCATGCCGGTCGTACCGGAAGCCGCAGCCGCGGCCACGGAAGTCGTGACGCAGACACCGGCCCCGGTGGCCGTCGCACCGACGCTGGAGCGCAGTGCACTGGAATCGACGCTGGCAAGCGTTGGTCTGGTCTGGGTCCACACGGACGCCGACAAGCATCGCGCCGCCAAGGAAGCCGCCGCACAAGCCGCACCGGCACCGCAAGTGCGACGCGAGCGCCGTCCTGCCACGCCGATCAACAGCGGTCCGATGGAGCAAGTGGAAACGCGCACCTCGTCGGATCACGTTGCATAA
- the glp gene encoding gephyrin-like molybdotransferase Glp produces the protein MTTLDEALAGLPDHDPNDMTVELARAVIVRTASPVSAIEQVAVRSALGRVLGRDVISPLDVPAFENAAMDGYAFASSALAAGGEVRLRVAGRSFAGHPFDGTAAPGECVRIMTGALLPAGCDTVIPQEQVRREGDTEVIAFAANAVTAGRHVRHVGEDLAAGHAALHAGKRLRPAALGLLASLGIAEVPVRRRIRVAFFSTGDELRSVGEPLAPGNLYDSNRYTLFGMLQRLGVEVLDLGVVRDDPQAIEDTLRTACREADAVITSGGVSVGEADFTREMMARLGNVVFWKMAMRPGRPFAFGELESDGHRALLFGLPGNPAAVMASFYHLVRDGLFALMGAEPQATPSLPVPTTTAIAKRPGRTEFLRGILAADAQGRWQVTVADAQSAGILRTMSEANCFVTLGTARGDVAAGEPVDVIVFDGLV, from the coding sequence ATGACAACACTAGACGAAGCCCTGGCCGGCTTGCCAGACCACGACCCCAACGACATGACGGTCGAATTGGCGCGCGCGGTTATCGTGCGCACCGCGAGTCCGGTGTCGGCCATCGAGCAGGTCGCCGTACGCAGTGCCCTGGGCCGTGTACTCGGGCGCGACGTCATCTCGCCGCTCGATGTTCCCGCTTTCGAAAACGCCGCCATGGATGGCTACGCCTTCGCCAGCAGCGCGCTGGCCGCAGGCGGCGAGGTACGCCTGCGCGTGGCGGGCCGCTCGTTCGCGGGCCATCCGTTCGACGGCACGGCCGCGCCGGGCGAGTGCGTGCGCATCATGACCGGTGCGCTGTTGCCCGCCGGATGCGACACGGTCATTCCTCAGGAACAGGTGCGGCGCGAAGGCGATACGGAAGTGATCGCCTTTGCGGCCAACGCCGTCACCGCCGGCCGTCACGTTCGCCATGTTGGCGAGGATCTCGCCGCGGGCCATGCGGCGTTGCACGCCGGCAAGCGCCTACGACCGGCAGCCCTCGGTCTGCTCGCGTCGCTGGGCATTGCCGAAGTGCCGGTGCGCCGCCGCATTCGTGTGGCGTTCTTCTCGACCGGCGACGAACTCCGCTCGGTCGGCGAGCCGCTTGCGCCGGGCAATTTGTACGACAGCAACCGTTACACGCTCTTCGGCATGCTGCAACGGCTAGGTGTCGAAGTGCTTGATCTGGGGGTTGTGCGCGACGACCCGCAGGCGATCGAGGACACGCTTCGCACGGCCTGCCGTGAGGCCGATGCCGTCATTACGTCGGGCGGTGTCTCGGTCGGCGAAGCCGACTTCACGCGCGAAATGATGGCGCGCCTGGGCAACGTGGTGTTCTGGAAGATGGCGATGCGCCCCGGCCGGCCGTTCGCGTTCGGCGAACTCGAGAGCGACGGCCATCGCGCGCTCCTCTTCGGCCTGCCGGGCAACCCGGCCGCCGTGATGGCGTCGTTTTACCATCTGGTTCGAGACGGTCTGTTCGCATTGATGGGCGCCGAGCCGCAAGCCACGCCGAGTCTGCCCGTGCCAACGACAACGGCGATTGCCAAGCGTCCCGGCCGTACCGAGTTCCTGCGCGGCATTCTTGCCGCCGATGCTCAGGGCCGCTGGCAAGTCACGGTCGCCGATGCGCAAAGCGCCGGCATTCTGCGCACGATGAGCGAAGCCAACTGCTTTGTCACGCTCGGCACCGCACGCGGCGATGTGGCGGCAGGCGAACCGGTCGACGTCATTGTGTTCGACGGACTGGTCTAG
- a CDS encoding 2-hydroxyacid dehydrogenase: protein MVKPKILVARAIFPDVIERLAQYFDVERNDADTVYSSEELRARLADKAGAITTASERIDASVLAGAPHLRVVANMAVGYNNFDIEAMTAAGVMATNTPDVLNETTADFGWALLMATARRVTESERWLREGHWDKWAYDMFLGADVHGSTLGIIGMGRIGQAIARRAMGFNMHVVYHNRSRLDDATEAACKASYVDKNTLLRTADHVILVLPYSAATHHTIGAAELAVMKPTATLVNLARGGIVDDAALAAALAKGQIAAAGLDVFEGEPKVHPDLLKVSNIVLTPHIASASAATRRGMASLAADNLIAALGFGAAAGKPPCLLNPAARKS, encoded by the coding sequence CTGGTGAAACCGAAGATCCTGGTAGCCCGAGCCATTTTTCCGGACGTGATCGAGCGTCTGGCACAGTATTTCGATGTCGAGCGAAACGACGCGGATACCGTGTATTCGAGTGAAGAACTACGCGCACGTCTGGCTGATAAGGCTGGGGCGATCACAACGGCGAGCGAACGCATCGATGCATCGGTGCTCGCCGGTGCGCCGCATTTGCGCGTGGTGGCCAATATGGCGGTGGGCTACAACAATTTCGACATTGAGGCCATGACCGCAGCTGGCGTCATGGCAACGAACACCCCGGACGTACTCAACGAGACAACGGCCGATTTCGGCTGGGCCTTGTTGATGGCGACGGCGCGTCGCGTGACTGAGTCGGAGCGCTGGCTGCGCGAGGGACACTGGGATAAGTGGGCCTACGACATGTTCCTGGGCGCGGACGTGCACGGCAGTACGCTGGGCATTATCGGCATGGGGCGTATCGGACAGGCGATTGCCCGGCGCGCGATGGGTTTCAACATGCATGTCGTGTATCACAACCGCTCACGTCTCGACGATGCGACGGAAGCCGCCTGCAAGGCGAGCTATGTGGACAAGAACACGCTGCTGCGCACGGCAGATCACGTCATTCTGGTGCTGCCCTATTCGGCGGCGACCCATCACACGATCGGTGCGGCAGAACTGGCCGTCATGAAGCCGACGGCCACGCTGGTCAATTTGGCGCGAGGCGGCATTGTGGACGATGCCGCACTCGCTGCCGCGCTGGCGAAAGGGCAGATTGCGGCGGCAGGGCTCGATGTCTTCGAAGGGGAGCCGAAGGTGCATCCCGACTTGCTGAAGGTGTCGAATATCGTACTGACGCCCCATATCGCAAGTGCTTCGGCGGCAACACGCCGTGGCATGGCGAGTCTGGCGGCCGACAATCTGATCGCAGCATTGGGGTTCGGGGCGGCGGCAGGCAAGCCGCCGTGTCTGCTGAATCCGGCGGCACGTAAGTCGTAG
- a CDS encoding GNAT family N-acetyltransferase, giving the protein MSLNIRAATADDVGAIHSLMQELAVFEKLLDIFEATPESVREALFGKTPAAECLMAEWNGKAVGYALFFHNFSTFLGRRGLYLEDVYVQPSMRGKGVGQALLRRLARIAVERQCGRFEWTVLDWNQPAIDFYTSQGATVLPDWRVVRMTGEALSRFAKGE; this is encoded by the coding sequence ATGTCCTTGAACATACGTGCCGCCACCGCCGACGACGTCGGCGCCATTCACAGCCTGATGCAGGAACTGGCCGTTTTCGAGAAGTTGCTGGATATCTTCGAAGCGACGCCGGAAAGCGTGCGCGAGGCGTTATTCGGAAAAACACCGGCCGCCGAGTGCCTGATGGCGGAATGGAATGGCAAGGCCGTTGGCTACGCGCTGTTCTTCCACAACTTCTCGACGTTCCTCGGGCGACGCGGTCTGTATCTCGAAGACGTCTACGTGCAGCCGTCGATGCGCGGCAAAGGCGTCGGCCAGGCACTGTTGCGCCGACTCGCCCGCATCGCCGTCGAGCGGCAGTGCGGACGCTTTGAATGGACGGTGCTCGACTGGAACCAGCCGGCAATCGACTTCTACACGTCGCAGGGTGCAACGGTGTTGCCCGATTGGCGTGTCGTTCGCATGACGGGCGAGGCGCTCAGCCGGTTTGCCAAAGGCGAGTGA
- the mobA gene encoding molybdenum cofactor guanylyltransferase MobA translates to MTASPIPRDTITGLILAGGRGQRMGGRDKGLQIFSGRPLVAHVAERLRPQVETFLISANRNRDAYAAFGAQVVSDETQDFAGPLAGMLAGLRAARTDYVLTVPCDSPFLPEDLGERLAAALTDSPSGTGAPPLLAAFAVTARGPHPVFALLHRALADDLAATLASGEHRVRAWLARHKAVQVHFGNERPFYNVNTLDDLHTDTPRAP, encoded by the coding sequence ATGACTGCCAGCCCGATCCCCCGCGATACGATCACCGGCCTGATTCTCGCGGGCGGACGTGGACAACGCATGGGCGGGCGCGACAAGGGCTTGCAGATATTCTCGGGCCGGCCGCTGGTCGCGCATGTCGCCGAACGGCTGCGCCCGCAGGTCGAAACATTCCTCATTAGCGCCAACCGGAATCGCGATGCCTATGCGGCATTCGGCGCGCAGGTCGTAAGCGACGAGACGCAGGACTTCGCCGGTCCGCTCGCCGGCATGCTCGCCGGATTGCGCGCGGCGCGTACGGACTATGTTCTCACCGTACCGTGCGACTCCCCATTTCTCCCTGAGGATCTTGGCGAACGGCTGGCTGCCGCGTTGACCGATTCGCCCTCCGGTACGGGCGCTCCGCCGCTGCTGGCCGCCTTTGCCGTCACGGCCCGGGGCCCACATCCGGTATTTGCCCTTTTGCACCGCGCGCTGGCAGACGATCTGGCGGCCACACTGGCGTCAGGCGAGCATCGCGTGCGAGCGTGGCTGGCGCGCCACAAGGCCGTACAAGTTCACTTCGGCAACGAGCGTCCGTTTTACAATGTCAACACGCTGGACGACCTCCATACCGATACGCCGCGCGCCCCCTGA
- the moaA gene encoding GTP 3',8-cyclase MoaA, which yields MTETIIRLTDLRGDARYAAHSPQIPAQVRAATGHLEDALARPLHDLRISVTDRCNFRCVYCMPKEVFDKDYTFLPQSSLLSFEEIERAARLFVEHGVEKLRLTGGEPLLRKHIERLIEMLARLRTPSGKPLDITLTTNGSLLARRAQSLKDAGLTRVTVSLDSLDDTIFRQMNDVDFPVANVLEGIAQAQHVGLGPVKVNMVVKHGTNDSEIVPMARHFHGSGVVLRFIEYMDVGTSNGWRMDEVLPSASVIARINEVLPVEPLEPNYPGETAQRWQYRDGGGEVGVISSVTRAFCGTCSRARLSTEGKLYLCLFASAGYDLRTLLRNGASDAQISTVIGDIWRGRTDRYSALRTAATGLPEDAPPKVEMSYIGG from the coding sequence ATGACTGAAACGATCATCCGACTCACCGATCTGCGTGGCGACGCACGTTATGCAGCGCACTCCCCGCAGATTCCCGCACAAGTGCGCGCGGCGACCGGCCATCTCGAAGATGCGCTGGCGCGGCCGTTGCACGACCTGCGAATCTCGGTGACCGATCGTTGCAACTTCCGCTGTGTTTATTGCATGCCGAAGGAGGTGTTCGACAAGGATTACACCTTCCTTCCGCAATCGTCCCTGCTGTCTTTCGAAGAAATCGAGCGTGCCGCGCGCCTGTTCGTCGAGCATGGCGTCGAGAAGCTGCGGCTGACCGGCGGCGAGCCGCTGCTGCGCAAGCACATCGAACGGCTCATCGAAATGCTGGCCCGGTTGCGCACGCCGTCAGGCAAACCGCTCGACATTACGCTCACGACCAACGGATCGTTACTCGCGCGCCGTGCACAATCGCTCAAGGATGCGGGTCTCACGCGCGTGACGGTCAGCCTGGACAGTCTTGATGACACGATCTTCCGGCAAATGAACGATGTCGACTTTCCGGTCGCCAACGTACTCGAAGGCATTGCGCAAGCGCAGCACGTCGGCCTGGGCCCGGTGAAGGTCAACATGGTCGTCAAGCATGGCACTAACGATAGCGAAATCGTACCCATGGCACGGCATTTCCACGGTAGCGGCGTGGTGTTGCGTTTCATCGAGTACATGGATGTGGGGACGTCGAACGGCTGGCGCATGGACGAAGTGCTGCCATCGGCCAGCGTCATCGCCCGCATAAACGAGGTGCTGCCGGTCGAACCGCTCGAACCGAACTACCCCGGCGAGACCGCACAGCGCTGGCAATATCGCGATGGCGGCGGCGAAGTCGGCGTCATTTCGTCGGTCACGCGCGCTTTTTGCGGCACTTGTTCCCGGGCACGCCTGTCTACCGAAGGCAAGTTGTACCTGTGTCTGTTCGCCAGCGCCGGATACGACCTGCGCACGTTGCTGCGCAACGGCGCGAGCGACGCGCAGATCTCGACCGTCATCGGCGACATCTGGCGAGGTCGCACCGACCGGTACTCAGCATTGCGTACGGCGGCCACCGGCCTGCCTGAAGACGCACCACCGAAAGTGGAGATGTCCTACATCGGCGGTTGA
- the rmuC gene encoding DNA recombination protein RmuC, with product MEMVLVALAALNLLVMLAIAVKVWQRNGDTSLRETLTDSLTHVRDDLLQAADRSERGLRQEFAEIARAGRGEQSSQMAQFQQTLAAQMTSVATVQNNQIDGFAQQLAKLTESNAAQLEAVRQSLVLNGQQMREEQTSTLRRFGEAQHQQLTQLAEGNERRLAEVRATLEQKLKDIEVNNATKLDEMRRTVDEKLHATLEQRLGESFKLVSDRLEQVHRGLGEMQTLAAGVGDLKRVLTNVKTRGIWGEVQLQALLEQLLTPDQFAKNVATKPGSAERVEFAIALPGQSGDSNTPVWLPIDAKFPREDYERLLDAQERADPVAVEEASKALETRIRLEAKTIAEKYLAPPHTTDFALLFLPTEGLYAEVLRRPGLSDLLQREYRVTVAGPTTLTALLNSLQMGFRTLAIERRSSEVWQVLGAVKTEFSKFGDVLAKTKAQLETVTRSIDKAEVRTRAMARQLKAVEALPGEQAVELLGVELDTDDEA from the coding sequence GTGGAGATGGTGTTGGTAGCGCTCGCAGCGCTAAATCTGTTGGTCATGCTCGCGATTGCGGTGAAGGTCTGGCAACGTAATGGCGATACGTCGCTGCGCGAGACACTCACCGACTCGCTCACGCATGTGAGAGATGACTTGCTGCAAGCCGCCGATCGCAGCGAGCGCGGGTTGCGTCAGGAGTTTGCAGAAATCGCGCGTGCCGGCCGCGGTGAGCAGAGCTCACAAATGGCGCAGTTTCAGCAAACGCTGGCGGCGCAAATGACAAGCGTGGCCACGGTGCAGAACAACCAGATCGATGGCTTTGCACAGCAATTGGCCAAACTGACCGAGTCGAATGCGGCGCAGCTTGAGGCAGTGCGTCAGAGCCTGGTGCTCAACGGGCAGCAGATGCGTGAGGAGCAGACGTCTACGCTGCGCCGCTTCGGCGAAGCTCAACATCAGCAACTCACGCAACTGGCAGAGGGCAACGAACGCCGGCTGGCGGAAGTGCGTGCCACGCTCGAGCAGAAGCTCAAGGACATTGAGGTCAATAACGCGACGAAGCTCGACGAGATGCGCCGCACCGTTGACGAGAAGTTGCATGCCACGCTTGAGCAGCGGCTCGGCGAATCGTTCAAGCTGGTCTCCGACCGTCTGGAACAAGTGCATCGCGGTCTGGGCGAGATGCAGACGCTCGCCGCCGGTGTGGGCGATCTGAAGCGTGTGCTGACCAACGTGAAGACGCGAGGTATCTGGGGCGAAGTGCAGTTGCAGGCATTGCTCGAACAATTGCTCACGCCAGACCAGTTCGCCAAGAACGTTGCGACCAAGCCGGGAAGTGCCGAGCGGGTGGAATTTGCGATTGCGCTGCCGGGGCAGAGTGGCGATAGCAACACGCCGGTGTGGTTGCCCATCGATGCGAAATTCCCGCGTGAGGATTACGAGCGTCTGCTTGACGCCCAGGAGCGTGCGGATCCGGTGGCCGTCGAGGAGGCCTCGAAGGCACTGGAAACGCGTATCCGTCTGGAAGCGAAAACCATCGCCGAAAAGTACCTTGCCCCGCCGCACACGACCGATTTCGCACTGCTGTTCCTGCCCACGGAAGGGCTTTACGCCGAAGTGCTGCGGCGTCCGGGACTCTCGGATCTGCTGCAACGCGAATATCGCGTGACCGTGGCCGGCCCGACAACGTTGACCGCACTGCTCAACAGTTTGCAGATGGGCTTCCGCACGCTTGCCATTGAGCGCCGTTCCAGTGAAGTCTGGCAGGTGCTCGGTGCAGTGAAGACGGAGTTCTCCAAGTTCGGCGACGTGCTTGCCAAGACCAAGGCGCAACTCGAGACGGTGACCCGCTCCATCGACAAGGCGGAAGTGCGAACGCGCGCGATGGCGCGCCAGCTCAAGGCCGTTGAGGCGCTGCCCGGTGAGCAGGCCGTCGAGCTGCTGGGTGTGGAACTGGACACCGACGACGAGGCGTGA